In Mustelus asterias chromosome 17, sMusAst1.hap1.1, whole genome shotgun sequence, the following are encoded in one genomic region:
- the LOC144506579 gene encoding adhesion G-protein coupled receptor G7-like isoform X1, with protein sequence MVTVYISLSIYINIISCNSRIGGEVMQLMCNRTYEKQLVAPLNNLLIKERQLHGSFIKPPSAPSANPQSCYCLNNGTCENETCVCPDEWKGDHCEIANFCARSVYNSSRGLFTFSEILVGQYGYSKEECEPYTVNANISKASRLCTEKNGIPSLQNETLTDCNENLRNLREKIMKHTGITEEELVKIATAAQILTSEPHELTSENIGFAAEIVQHVLSQSDVLDSFAAASLAITTISQLLNVNETAFDSTNKEIFDITQSVTEILGDVLTDLEINFSQVVQPNLAASSIVLENGMTHGIMLSVLKGCDDTLVSKRIELNSNAAKFLLNTNAEVQMFVNVSTNSTQDGKLGIILYQNDKFFPSKVHHSINNQSRRVISGNIAEGVLNGVELLFNPKYNSTEYFIHDHACVFWDYDVDDWNTAGCSKSTDEFGYLRCHCNHTTNFAVLMSFRQNYTYTEPLSIVSYVGCGFSIAGLTITIAFQIITRQARKTSLTWVTVSLCASMFMVNLIFISGINNPNAQNERSAANNTENIILSSDRSNPPEVYSCTAAAAILHYFLMATFTWSALYGAQMYVLLVRVFKPLPRHFLIWISVVGWGLPAVIVIITLAATYKPDNALNYRQEEFCWLSGFDLQGNLDLSKPMLWGFLIPVAILLAFNFVMFALVTMLVLFNKDHGTCSAKQATSAKKMMGSLSVAIVLCLTWSLGYLMLIQRDEIQAIFSYIFCAFNTTQGLQIFILFTARRKTFQKTCAAWYSRFTMNVGIVHSKRFSVQSLSTPENRERYTQYDTVNFSETSSSIPSILY encoded by the exons GTTCTTTCATAAAACCACCATCAGCCCCATCTGCCAACCCACAGTCATGTTActgcttaaacaatggaaccTGTGAAAATGAAACCTGTGTGTGTCCAGATGAATGGAAAGGAGATCACTGTGAGATTG CCAATTTCTGTGCAAGAAGTGTGTACAATTCCTCTCGGGGACTGTTTACATTCAGTGAAATTTTAGTGGGACAGTATGGCTATTCTAAAGAAGAATGTGAGCCATACACTGTAAATG CAAATATTTCAAAAGCATCACGCCTGTGCACTGAGAAGAATGGGATTCCCAGCCTACAAAATGAGACATTAACAGACTGCAATGAAAACCTAAGGAACCTCAGAGAGAAG ATAATGAAACACACTGGTATTACAGAAGAAGAATTGGTGAAAATTGCAACTGCTGCTCAGATCCTGACTTCAGAACCACATGAACTAACTTCAGAGAACATCGGCTTTGCTGCTGAAATAGTGCAACACGTTTTGAGTCAGTCAGATGTATTAGACTCATTTGCG GCTGCTTCCTTGGCAATTACTACGATCAGTCAACTTCTCAATGTTAATGAAACAGCATTTGATTCCACAAATAAAGAGATCTTTGACATTACACAGAG TGTGACAGAAATTTTGGGTGACGTCCTCACAGATTTAGAAATTAATTTCAGCCAAGTGGTCCAGCCCAACCTTGCAGCTTCATCCATTGTATTAGAGAATGGCATGACTCATGGAATTATGCTTTCTGTATTAAAAG GGTGTGATGACACCTTAGTCTCAAAGCGAATTGAACTCAACAGCAACGCTGCAAAGTTTTTACTAAATACAAATGCAGAAGTTCAGATGTTTGTCAATGTTTCCACAA ATAGCACTCAAGATGGAAAATTGGGAATTATCCTGTATCAAAACGACAAGTTTTTTCCATCCAAAGTCCACCATAGTATAAACAACCAGAGTCGTCGGGTCATTTCTGGAAATATTGCGGAAGGAGTTCTGAATGGTGTTGAACTACTTTTTAACCCAAAG TACAATTCTACAGAGTATTTCATTCATGATCATGCCTGTGTGTTTTGGGACTATGATGTGGATGATTGGAATACAGCAGGCTGCTCAAAGAGCACAGATGAATTTGGGTATTTACGATGTCACTGTAATCACACCACTAACTTTGCAGTGCTGATG AGCTTCAGACAGAATTACACCTACACCGAACCATTAAGCATTGTGTCCTATGTTGGATGTGGGTTTTCAATAGCTGGGTTAACCATCACTATTGCATTTCAAATAATCACCAG GCAAGCGCGCAAGACCTCACTTACCTGGGTAACTGTGAGTCTTTGCGCATCGATGTTCATGGTTAATTTGATCTTCATCTCTGGGATAAACAACCCCAATGCTCAGAATGAAAGAAGTGCCGCCAACAACACAGAAAACATCATTCTATCTTCTGACCGATCCAATCCACCGGAGGTTTACTCCTGCACTGCTGCTGCTGCCATCCTTCATTATTTTCTAATGGCGACATTCACTTGGTCAGCACTGTATGGTGCACAGATGTATGTCCTTCTGGTTCGTGTGTTCAAACCACTACCACGGCATTTCTTGATATGGATTTCAGTGGTTGGATGGG GTCTTCCAGCAGTTATTGTTATAATAACATTAGCAGCTACCTACAAGCCAGATAACGCACTGAATTATCGGCAAGAGGAGTT CTGTTGGCTTTCTGGTTTCGATCTACAAGGGAATCTGGATCTGTCAAAGCCAATGCTGTGGGGATTTCTTATTCCAGTCGCAATATTATTAGCATTTAATTTTGTCATGTTTGCCTTAGTGACAATGTTGGTGCTGTTCAACAAAGACCATGGTACTTGCAG TGCAAAACAGGCAACCTCGGCAAAGAAGATGATGGGATCTTTATCAGTAGCCATTGTGTTGTGCTTAACCTGGAGTCTAGGTTATTTGATGCTTATCCAGCGTGATGAAATACAAGCTATCTTTAGCTATATCTTCTGCGCATTTAATACTACTCAG GGCCTACAGATTTTTATTCTGTTCACTGCTCGCCGAAAAACATTTCAAAAGACCTGCGCTGCCTGGTATTCCAGATTTACCATGAATGTGGGTATAGTCCATTCCAAAAGATTCTCAGTTCAAAGTTTAAGCACTCCGGAGAATAGAGAACGGTACACCCAGTATGACACAGTGAACTTCTCGGAAACCTCAAGCTCCATACCTTCCATTCTATATTAG
- the LOC144506579 gene encoding adhesion G-protein coupled receptor G7-like isoform X2 — protein MLCVKCDRKVLVGVLCSLIITGILGAFWQVVCKFKSGSFIKPPSAPSANPQSCYCLNNGTCENETCVCPDEWKGDHCEIANFCARSVYNSSRGLFTFSEILVGQYGYSKEECEPYTVNANISKASRLCTEKNGIPSLQNETLTDCNENLRNLREKIMKHTGITEEELVKIATAAQILTSEPHELTSENIGFAAEIVQHVLSQSDVLDSFAAASLAITTISQLLNVNETAFDSTNKEIFDITQSVTEILGDVLTDLEINFSQVVQPNLAASSIVLENGMTHGIMLSVLKGCDDTLVSKRIELNSNAAKFLLNTNAEVQMFVNVSTNSTQDGKLGIILYQNDKFFPSKVHHSINNQSRRVISGNIAEGVLNGVELLFNPKYNSTEYFIHDHACVFWDYDVDDWNTAGCSKSTDEFGYLRCHCNHTTNFAVLMSFRQNYTYTEPLSIVSYVGCGFSIAGLTITIAFQIITRQARKTSLTWVTVSLCASMFMVNLIFISGINNPNAQNERSAANNTENIILSSDRSNPPEVYSCTAAAAILHYFLMATFTWSALYGAQMYVLLVRVFKPLPRHFLIWISVVGWGLPAVIVIITLAATYKPDNALNYRQEEFCWLSGFDLQGNLDLSKPMLWGFLIPVAILLAFNFVMFALVTMLVLFNKDHGTCSAKQATSAKKMMGSLSVAIVLCLTWSLGYLMLIQRDEIQAIFSYIFCAFNTTQGLQIFILFTARRKTFQKTCAAWYSRFTMNVGIVHSKRFSVQSLSTPENRERYTQYDTVNFSETSSSIPSILY, from the exons GTTCTTTCATAAAACCACCATCAGCCCCATCTGCCAACCCACAGTCATGTTActgcttaaacaatggaaccTGTGAAAATGAAACCTGTGTGTGTCCAGATGAATGGAAAGGAGATCACTGTGAGATTG CCAATTTCTGTGCAAGAAGTGTGTACAATTCCTCTCGGGGACTGTTTACATTCAGTGAAATTTTAGTGGGACAGTATGGCTATTCTAAAGAAGAATGTGAGCCATACACTGTAAATG CAAATATTTCAAAAGCATCACGCCTGTGCACTGAGAAGAATGGGATTCCCAGCCTACAAAATGAGACATTAACAGACTGCAATGAAAACCTAAGGAACCTCAGAGAGAAG ATAATGAAACACACTGGTATTACAGAAGAAGAATTGGTGAAAATTGCAACTGCTGCTCAGATCCTGACTTCAGAACCACATGAACTAACTTCAGAGAACATCGGCTTTGCTGCTGAAATAGTGCAACACGTTTTGAGTCAGTCAGATGTATTAGACTCATTTGCG GCTGCTTCCTTGGCAATTACTACGATCAGTCAACTTCTCAATGTTAATGAAACAGCATTTGATTCCACAAATAAAGAGATCTTTGACATTACACAGAG TGTGACAGAAATTTTGGGTGACGTCCTCACAGATTTAGAAATTAATTTCAGCCAAGTGGTCCAGCCCAACCTTGCAGCTTCATCCATTGTATTAGAGAATGGCATGACTCATGGAATTATGCTTTCTGTATTAAAAG GGTGTGATGACACCTTAGTCTCAAAGCGAATTGAACTCAACAGCAACGCTGCAAAGTTTTTACTAAATACAAATGCAGAAGTTCAGATGTTTGTCAATGTTTCCACAA ATAGCACTCAAGATGGAAAATTGGGAATTATCCTGTATCAAAACGACAAGTTTTTTCCATCCAAAGTCCACCATAGTATAAACAACCAGAGTCGTCGGGTCATTTCTGGAAATATTGCGGAAGGAGTTCTGAATGGTGTTGAACTACTTTTTAACCCAAAG TACAATTCTACAGAGTATTTCATTCATGATCATGCCTGTGTGTTTTGGGACTATGATGTGGATGATTGGAATACAGCAGGCTGCTCAAAGAGCACAGATGAATTTGGGTATTTACGATGTCACTGTAATCACACCACTAACTTTGCAGTGCTGATG AGCTTCAGACAGAATTACACCTACACCGAACCATTAAGCATTGTGTCCTATGTTGGATGTGGGTTTTCAATAGCTGGGTTAACCATCACTATTGCATTTCAAATAATCACCAG GCAAGCGCGCAAGACCTCACTTACCTGGGTAACTGTGAGTCTTTGCGCATCGATGTTCATGGTTAATTTGATCTTCATCTCTGGGATAAACAACCCCAATGCTCAGAATGAAAGAAGTGCCGCCAACAACACAGAAAACATCATTCTATCTTCTGACCGATCCAATCCACCGGAGGTTTACTCCTGCACTGCTGCTGCTGCCATCCTTCATTATTTTCTAATGGCGACATTCACTTGGTCAGCACTGTATGGTGCACAGATGTATGTCCTTCTGGTTCGTGTGTTCAAACCACTACCACGGCATTTCTTGATATGGATTTCAGTGGTTGGATGGG GTCTTCCAGCAGTTATTGTTATAATAACATTAGCAGCTACCTACAAGCCAGATAACGCACTGAATTATCGGCAAGAGGAGTT CTGTTGGCTTTCTGGTTTCGATCTACAAGGGAATCTGGATCTGTCAAAGCCAATGCTGTGGGGATTTCTTATTCCAGTCGCAATATTATTAGCATTTAATTTTGTCATGTTTGCCTTAGTGACAATGTTGGTGCTGTTCAACAAAGACCATGGTACTTGCAG TGCAAAACAGGCAACCTCGGCAAAGAAGATGATGGGATCTTTATCAGTAGCCATTGTGTTGTGCTTAACCTGGAGTCTAGGTTATTTGATGCTTATCCAGCGTGATGAAATACAAGCTATCTTTAGCTATATCTTCTGCGCATTTAATACTACTCAG GGCCTACAGATTTTTATTCTGTTCACTGCTCGCCGAAAAACATTTCAAAAGACCTGCGCTGCCTGGTATTCCAGATTTACCATGAATGTGGGTATAGTCCATTCCAAAAGATTCTCAGTTCAAAGTTTAAGCACTCCGGAGAATAGAGAACGGTACACCCAGTATGACACAGTGAACTTCTCGGAAACCTCAAGCTCCATACCTTCCATTCTATATTAG